ctgagttgcttatcccCTTgccattgcagaggctggctttgaactcgcagtcatcctgtctcagcctccagagctgctggcatTATAGGTGTGCCCTACCTCGCCCAGCTGATTTTGAATTTAGTGCTTAATTTATGGTTGACCACTCATCTGTCTTGCctgaaataaaactaaacttCCAGGTATAACAAAATAATGACTAGTCTTCCCCCCCCcaggtattggagattgaacctgggaccttgcacatgctaggcaagagttctaccactgagctactctctttatttttttttaaattttattattttttaaagataatttttaatattttttaaggtggacacaatacctttattttatattattttattaatgtggtgctgaggatcgaacccagtgcctcatgcatgctaggcgacagctctacctctgagctacaaccccagccttactgtctttattttgaagaagtgacttgctaagttgcccaggctggactagATAGAACCTACCAgcttcccgagtagctgggattacaagtttgtACCACTGCACCCACATTTTTACTATGTCATCTAAAAGTACTTTATTTAGTATCACCCAAATAATCTGCATTAGAGCCTGGTAATGCCAACCCAGCCCATATCTCAAGTTCTAAGACACATCTGCCATGTTAGACCCTACcatagagaaaaaaaggaagagagcaaTGAGAGAGCTTAAGGCACTTACTGGCAAAAGACATGATGCCCCCGAAGCCCTCGGTGCTGTTGTTGGAGATGGTGGAGTTGGGGGAGCTTGCTCGGGAGTCTGACTCTGCTTCGGAGTCACTTGCCAGTTTCAAGCTGTTGGGCCGCAGCAGCTTTTGAGCCCTTGAATGCACAGCGGCACCTATGAGCCCCAGGCAGCGGTACCTAATCTTGGGAGTGTGGTCCTTACACTACACTGCAGTCACTGCTTCCTTCCCACAGCTAAGCCCCTAGATCAAAGAACCACCCTTTAGGGATGGCAGAACCATGAGAGCATTTAGACTCTCAGACTCTCTGATTAACCCTTGCCCAGGGTCCACTGGAGTGAGGTCCTTCAGTCACCCATCTAGAAGGAATCCCCAGGCTCTCACCGATTGCCATTGACATGTTGGCTGAATCGGGGAGTGTAACTTTCCCCCTGCTCATCATCATCTTCCTCAGGGGGAAAGCCATACTGGGGCTCGAAGTATGGATTGTCATAGGTTCGCCGGCGCACTGACCCCTCTCCAATCTCTGTCTGGCGTCTGTCCGTGTTCGATTTGCCAATGCTGGGAGGCACGGTAGGGAGGGGCTTGGAGACCCCTACTGCTGCCTTATCATCCATCTCTGTAGACTCAGCAGGTTCCTAAGGgccatattaaatttaaaaatatggtcaCATGGTGCCTAGTGATGCCTTCCCTTATTCTTAGTCTGGCAGGGCCAGGCCAGGTCTATCCCATTCCCAGCCTATAGAATGTGTGGGAAAAAATCTCTGTGGCACCCTGTTCTCTGTCCCCATAAACTGTACCACGGGCATCTTTGCTGCACCCTGAACAAAGCCCAGTGACTTCCCTCTGGGGTCAAAACTATATCTCAGAGGCTCTAAAGTCATAGGGCCTCTGAAGAGGAAGATGGGAAGAGTGTGAGAAAAGGCAAATTCACAGCTAAAGCATGACATTCCTAACAGAGACAAGACCCACACTCCCACCCACAGTTCTCATCCACCCACCCCTCCTCATGCTCACGTACAGAGCTGGCTCCATGGACCACAGTGCTAGGGCTGCTGCAGGCAGTGGTGCTGGAGCTGGAGCGTTCTGGGGGGTTTTCCTGAGAGTTCTCACTGTCTGGGCCAGGCTCCTCTGATTCCTTTTGGTTCTGCAGGTCATCAATCTCCACCTCACTGGCATCCCCAAGTGCTGCATGCGTCAGAGGGTCCACATCTGCCAGAACCCAAGGGAGACAGGTATAGTTCATCTCATCCCCAAGCCTAATCCCTGTTTAGAGCAGGCCAATCTCACCAAAGCACACTTACTGGGAGTATCACCATTGATGTCACATTTCATCATTTCACTGACAAAGTCACCCAGGGAGGAGTAAGAAGAGCTTGAGTCATCATAATCCATACTATCGCTGCCACTGCAGAGTgaaggacattaaaaaaaaaaaaaaaaaaaaaaaaaaaccagaaagggATAGGGGAAAAATATCTGCAATCagaatttggaaaaacaaaaatggagcACACTTTAACTCAAGTTCAGGAATAAGATAAAATAAGGAAGCCAAGAAAAACAATCaaccaaaataaaataccagGCTTCGAAGACTTGACTCTTAACTCCTAAGAGGTTTTGCCTCCCACTATGTGCTGTGGAGAAGGGCTAATAAGAGGGACTGCTCACCTGTCATCAGTGGGGTCAGAGTCAGAGTCACGCTCTGGTGGTACAGTCAGTGCCTCAGCCAGCTGGGAGTTGCTATCATAGACTCGATAGTGGATGGGCTGCAGCTGGTGGGCATACCACTTTGGCTTGTCACCAATCAGGGCTGGATCAAACATATCTacccaaggaagaaaaagaatagttGGGAGCAAGGGGTAAAAGGCaagtaaacacacaaaaaaggaaaaagtctaAAGCAAAACAAGAatggaaggctggggttgtggctcagaggtaaagcgctcgcttagcatgtatgaggccctgggttcgatccttagcaccacataaaaataaataaataaaataaaggtattgtgtccgactacaactaaaaaataaatatttaaaaaaaaaaaaaaaaaaaaaaaacaagaatggagccaagcatggtggcacatgcctgtaatcccagcagctcaggaggctaagacaggaggatcatgagttcaaagccagcctcaggaaaatcgaggtgctaagcaactcagtgagaccctgtctctaaataaaatacaaaatagggatggggatgtggctcagtggtccagtgcccctgagttcaatccctgggacctcccacctcaaaaaaaaaaaaaaaccaggaatgGAAGGGACAGGTAAAGATTAGTAAAGAACAAGCTAAAAGAAGGGCCATCAGGAGCTCAAAGATAGAAGGTGGAGCAGAACAGAGGGCAGGTGAACTCACTGTTGTGAATTCGCTGAAAGGCGTAATTGGTGGGGTTTAGGATCCATTCTCCAAAGTACTCCACAGCCTGAGTCCTGGCCAGTTTCTCAGCAAAGGGAGTCTGCCTGGGACGTGAGGCTAAAAAGGAACCAGCTTGGAAAGCTACCACAGGCCGAGGAAATAGTCTCAGGGTACGGGTGTGCATCTGAAAGCCCTGCAGCATGTTGGCAGAGTTGAAGAACCGTACCATGGCCACTCTGGGGAAGAAGATGACGCTGAGATAAGCTGAGAACCATACCCTGTAAAGTGAGGACTCCACAATCCATGGTGTTAACCACCTCCCAAAGCCATTCTTCAACAGATTTCCAACATCCAAGGTAGAGATatctttcatctattttgttttgttttgttttgttccactTTGCCTTACAGGGATTGAACAAGGGgcctaccattaagctacatccccagccctttttttctattttgagacagggtgttgttaaattgcccagcctggccttaaattcatgatcctctaacctcagcctcccaagccactggaattataggtgtacatCATCAAGCCTAGCTTGGAAGAGATTTAGAGAATCattggtctttttctttctctctctctctctctctttctctctctcttttttttttttttttggtaccagggatggaacccagggggtgcttaaccactgaggtatacccccagccctttatttatttgtctattttgagatagggtcttgctaagttgctgaagctggctctgaacttgcaatcatactgccttagcctccagagctactatattataggcatgtgccatcacgccCTGTGGTCTTTTTCTTTATGCTCAAAAAGGTGATAAACTATTCTCTTTGCTTTTGCTAAGGtggaaaatataacaaaatatcaaacaCATTTTATACATAAAGAAACTCTGGCTATGGGAAGTAGCTAGCCCCAAACCCAAGAGAGCAAAGAAACCAATTTAAGAACTCAGGATTTCTTTAGTTTGCTTGGTCTTACCTGGTTGCAACATCCACTGAATCCACATCATTGCCATAAATGAGCGGGTTGAATTCAGTGGAAGGTGTGGACTGCAGGTCATTAGAAGGCCTTCCCAAGAGAAGTGGGATCTCCTGGCCTTCATGAAATTTCTCCAGATTGAGGATGGGCTGGGTATTGAGACTCATGCTGGCTAGGGCCTGAGGAACAACAAAAAACTCCTCATATAAGGTATCTGGGCAGTTAGCCAATCTCAACTCTAGGAAAGAGCATTCTTAAAGTCTTCTACATCACACTTTCTGACCAAAAAGTTCTCAACAGAGAACTGTGCTCTGCAAATCACAGACAATTCATTTCAGAGCCTTCATCTTTGAAAAAAGATTCCAAATATTTTAGTCTTTAGAATACTGCCTGAATTATTAAGCCTGAATATTGCTCTCAATCAACCTAGCTCAAGACAACTTGATCAAATCTGAcaatagttttctatttttattttttaatgaacagtttttcaaattgaaatcTATATGGAAGcataactgaaatttaaaaatttaaaagtttctctgggctggggatgtggctcaagcagtagcgcgctcgcctggcatgcgtgcggcccgggttcgatcctcagcaccacataccaacaaaagatgttgtgtccgctgagaactaaaaaataaatactaaaaaaaaaattaaaagtttctctGAAGGAACCAGAGCTTCATGTATGCAGTGTACCCAGTTGAAATCAGCCCCTAGAAGGCTCCATGGGGCAATTTGAAAACCACTGGTCTAGAtcaataatgctttttaaaagttagtGAGCACAGGAATCACCTAGGatgttgttaaaatgcagattctaattttgtatgtttgggaTGGTTCtgaggtttggtttggtttttgttttgttttcagtactagggattgaacctaggtgtgctttatcactgagctacatcccagccctttttattttttgtttcgaaacaggattttgctaagttgcccaggctggcctccaattgtgattcttctgcttcagcttcccaagtaactGGGTTTACAGGCGATGCTAATGCTTCTGTCCATGGACCACACTTTTGAGAAGCAGTGGTCAGAATACAAAAATCCATGAGCTCAAGGATCTTAGTTCCTATAAACATTTAAAGTAATAAATTGACATAATTTCTTATATCAACTTCTCCATCTCATCAGTCATACTTAAGCAATTATCAATAATGAAAACACAGTAAATGAAGACAGCTAGAAGtttctgaacttgcaatcctaccagACTCTGCAGCAAGGTATCATATTACATCAGCAGTGATGAAGCAAGGGAGAGTGACAAGGATACAAAATGACCCATTTAAACTCAAACATATACCATCTAGAGAAACTACTGAGTACTTCAGACAACACAGGAAAAAAGATTTCTAAAGACCTTTCAAAAGAGAgtggaattaataaaaataaacacagtgcTAGCTACTGCTTGTCCTATATAACACATACAGCAGGGGAAGGGAATGTAGCCTTATTGTGTTTTACCTCCAGGTACTGTTTGGCAtgcagaaggaagagaagaaaatcaaccAATGAAAAACAGATGTAAGGGATTActcaaagaaagaatttttttggagggggaagaggtgctggagattgaatccagattGAGTgatttaccactcagctacatcccagaacattttttttattttttcctattttgagacaggaactcattaagttgctaagactggccttgacttatagtccttctgccttagcctcctgagttgctagaattacaggtatgcatcaccacactcccctccaaaaaagaaatttttgaggAAAGGATTCTATAAGGACTATAGGATCAATTCAAGAAGACAGTATAAAAGGAGCCCAACGGTCCAAGCCTGATGGTCCAAACTGCAAACTCCCATCTTAGAAAATTGAGAGAATGCTCCAAGGCCATAAAGAATGGCAGACATGACAAGAAATAGAacgtaaaaattattttatacagcATCATACAGTGACAAGGCATACAACAAATTAGAAGGAATCCTTTTGAGATTCACCCCTGCCATGCAAAATTGGATATACCTCTTCTTGAACCCAACAGAGGCAAAGAAAATCTACTTTGTAAAGTAGTGAAAATCTACTTTGTAAAGTCTAAAATGAAACAGGGTCTTAGAATAGCTGCCTTCCTACAACAACCCCAGGGCATCTATTACTCCCTTTCCTTTCATTCACTCTTTACCTACCtgctttaaatgttttttcaGCTCTAATGATTCTGGCTCTGGCAGGATGGGGAGCAATTCTGCATTGGTTGGGGTGATCACCTGtatcagagaaaagataaaaGCAAGACCTTAGAATAACTAATCAGAAGTTTCACTTCCATAAGGGTAAAGAAGATAATAGGAAGATTTTATGTGTATAATATTATCacatgttacacacacacacacatctgaaaaaaatatatacctaaaTGTTATTGGTGACTAGATAATAAGGTtacagttcttatttttttctcttcatgtatttttgttttccaatgaACACTTATAAagtttttctaaagttttaatGTACTCATGCtgcaaaatgtaaatataatgtttttttaagtCTGCCCTGAAAGGGCCATTTCTTACTGGAAATCATATCCCAGGAAAAGCATCAGGAGATCTACACCATATAATGATACTTGGGCCAGGGCtctatctcagtggcagagcacttgccaagcacgtgtgaggcactgggttcaatctccagcaccacataaagataaacaagtaaaataaaggcatgctgtccatctacaactacaaaaaaaaaaaaaaagctcttagaGAATGCTGGAAGAGCACTTAGTTCTGGCAAAACTAAATCCTTTAAATCTAACCATGGGCCTATCCTGACAATAAATAAAAGCAGCATGAGTAAAAGTTGTTTTAACGAGTATCACAACAGAAACACCTAGAAAAACGGGTATCACAGGATTGGGTCTAGAACCTAATCTTATTCTACAATGCCTCAGCCAGAACCTTACCCTATTGCTGTCCAGATCCACTAGCCATACGTCATCAGGCATTTTGAAGTCTAGTTTGTAGAGGAAGAAGCTGGCAGGGACCCCAATGATGTAGGGGGTTGGGGCCAACAGCAGCTGTAGAAAGGATAAGAAGATAAGAATCAAAGTTCAAACCTATTATGAGCACTTATCAAGTCAGGATTTTTCTAGATAAGGAAATATAGACTCAAAATCCTGTTTTCAAAACCCTTAAGctggtctggggttgtgactcaatggtagagcgcttgcctagcatgtgtgaggcactgggttcaattctcagcaccgcatataaataaatgaataaaataaaggttcaccaacatctaaaaaattaaaaataaaaaacccctTAAGctagttgtattttaaaattcagaacttttcagattttagaaaggCAAAACAAcgtattttctgtttattatgtTATACCTACAGCAGTGTAGCCGATAGTCTATAATCATTAACTGTGATtatggaattttttcttttttgcagtaatggggatcaaatacagggccttgtgcatgctaggcaagtgctctaccactgagctacatccccagcctttaactctgattttaaagagaagaaataaagaaattataaatagcaCAGGTTTTGTCACTAAGTCAGTTTAAATCCATCAGTCATAGACAAATAAATTATAAGAGATTGAGGACCAGTATTGACTGACAGCTTCTTTGGGCATTGATACAGGTTACAAAGCTAGAAGACACCTTGAGACTCACCTGCTCTGCCGATGCCATGCAGGTGGGAAGCAGTGGGATGACAGGAAACATGTACTCTAGGGGGTAGATCATTGCCACAAATGCCATCACAGACATAGAGAGAGCATTGTAGTCTCGGGACTGTAGCACCACCTGCAACAGCCACACCAGCAGAGTCATCAACAGCATAAAATCAGGTTGACAAGCTTTTGTAGCTTTCAATACTACAATTTAATTCTCTCACCACGTCTATAGCTGCAGCTTAGCTTCCACAATCATCTCTGTCCCATGTGCTACTGTGTCTGCCACCTCCCTAACTAAGCACTGAAGTAACCTTTACTAGAATCATTACCTTCCTAGTTCTTTTGCTCCCTCCCTATCCCAAAAGTGGAACAGGACTACTGATATTTCCTGAGAATTAAGTCAGTGTAATTAAGGATAATTCAACTGAGTGACAAGCCTCTGAAAACACCCTACATGATACCAGTACCTTAATTCAACCCATATCTAATGAATACCTGCCATACATCTGGCATTGTTATTCctagaaatgaaaagatgaaaatatcaGTCCCTGTCCTCAAAGAGCTCATTCTTTAGCCTCTGCCACAGTGTCAAGCTCTTTCCCTAGAAAGTCTGTGCAGCTGGCCCTCTCACCTTGTGCTCCAACAGGATGCAGGTTAGCACCTGAAGACAAGCATCTACACCCAGAAGTTCCAAGGGAAGGTGCAGAGGGAAATCCACTAGGGTGAATCGAGAAGGGTCTGGAAGAGCAAAGGTCAAAGCTGGCTGGAGCTCCTGGGGTAGGACTTCAATGTCTACTCGCTTCTGCCCAGAGACAGGTACTGGGGAGCGCAGCAATCGATAAATCCAGGCCTCGATCTCTCGAAGGTCATGCAGAAGGGCACTTGACTTCTCTTCCACTAGCAGTGATCCAGTAAAGATACGCCACATGGTGTCCCTAAGGAGCACACAGCAGCTGTCAGACATAAGCATTAAGAGCTGATACCTCATTGCAACCCAATATAACTATGGAGGGTATAATGACAACTGGAAAAGGACTATCATTAGGAAATCCCACTCTTTGAGCTCCATTGGGACCAGAAGCTATTTATATAAGGGCAAGAACAACTGTAAAATGCATAGGTAGTAGGACTTAATGACATGCCCACCATAAAACATCAAACTCCTCGGTATTATTCCAAGCCCAATTATGATAGGAGGTTCAGCTCGGCAGCTGTCTTCTGCTTAGTTAAGGGTAATGTGTTTAAATAGGTTTAAAGCGCCTGCATAGGAAATTTCCCACAGACCAATTATAACTAATCTCTAACCACTTCCCCCTCTTCTGAGCAAGAGCAGCAAACTGTACCTTTGTATACCTCGAGGGATGCCCAATTTCTTGCCCAGCAGCCGTTCACTACAGCAGTCCACCAGCCGTTTGAGGGTATACAGACACTCTCGGAAGGTGGAGAAGAAAGGGTAGTGGCTGAGCACACACAGGGATGTCAGAGTACTGTTGCGGGACCTGCTGCCTGCCTTGGCCCGGCGTTTGCCCCGAGGAGACAGGTTCACATCGGGGGTGGAGTCAGCACTAGGAGGCTGCAGGGATGAGCCACTCTCTGAGCTTTCTGTGCCAACCTCTTCTGAAGCACAGGTGGCACCAGTCCCTTCCTTCCCACGGGACCCTGCCCCGCCTTCCCCCTTTTCCTTAGGCATTCGCTTTTGGAAGGAGCGGTAGAAATTAACACAGATGCCATAACGTGTGACACCAGTGTCCTTGTCAGTGAGGGTGAAGACAAAGGAGGTATCATCCCGAAGGCTCATGCGCCGCTGCCGCACACTCAGACAGCCCTCTGGCTGGCAGAAGAACACTACATCTGGAGGCAGGGGAAACTCAGGGTGGTCCTCTAGCGGGTATCGCCGTAGCAATTCAGGAGTCTGGGCCACACTGTCACTGCTCGGGTGCCTGAAGAATATAAAGACAAACTCAGCAGCCTGAAGAGATAGAACATGCTATCAAATTTTAACCACAGTCAACAAATAAAGCTCAGAATGTCCTTGTGGATAAAGTAACCCAACTGTAGGACCTTGGAAAACATTTAGTGGGCAGGCTGAATGCAGTCTGCACTGTCATGAAGACACACAcctatcctgaaaaaaaaagtttcaacaaTAAAATGATCACTAACACCTTATGACAACACCTTTCAAAGAGTATTAGCTAATGAATTACCAAAAGAGTATATGTAGGTAGATTAGGA
This portion of the Ictidomys tridecemlineatus isolate mIctTri1 chromosome 4, mIctTri1.hap1, whole genome shotgun sequence genome encodes:
- the Madd gene encoding MAP kinase-activating death domain protein isoform X47, giving the protein MVQKKKFCPRLLDYLVIVGARHPSSDSVAQTPELLRRYPLEDHPEFPLPPDVVFFCQPEGCLSVRQRRMSLRDDTSFVFTLTDKDTGVTRYGICVNFYRSFQKRMPKEKGEGGAGSRGKEGTGATCASEEVGTESSESGSSLQPPSADSTPDVNLSPRGKRRAKAGSRSRNSTLTSLCVLSHYPFFSTFRECLYTLKRLVDCCSERLLGKKLGIPRGIQRDTMWRIFTGSLLVEEKSSALLHDLREIEAWIYRLLRSPVPVSGQKRVDIEVLPQELQPALTFALPDPSRFTLVDFPLHLPLELLGVDACLQVLTCILLEHKVVLQSRDYNALSMSVMAFVAMIYPLEYMFPVIPLLPTCMASAEQLLLAPTPYIIGVPASFFLYKLDFKMPDDVWLVDLDSNRVITPTNAELLPILPEPESLELKKHLKQALASMSLNTQPILNLEKFHEGQEIPLLLGRPSNDLQSTPSTEFNPLIYGNDVDSVDVATRVAMVRFFNSANMLQGFQMHTRTLRLFPRPVVAFQAGSFLASRPRQTPFAEKLARTQAVEYFGEWILNPTNYAFQRIHNNMFDPALIGDKPKWYAHQLQPIHYRVYDSNSQLAEALTVPPERDSDSDPTDDSGSDSMDYDDSSSSYSSLGDFVSEMMKCDINGDTPNVDPLTHAALGDASEVEIDDLQNQKESEEPGPDSENSQENPPERSSSSTTACSSPSTVVHGASSEPAESTEMDDKAAVGVSKPLPTVPPSIGKSNTDRRQTEIGEGAQKLLRPNSLKLASDSEAESDSRASSPNSTISNNSTEGFGGIMSFASSLYRNHSTSFSLSNLTLPTKGAREKTTPFPSLKGNRRALVDQKSSVIKHSPTVKREPPSPQGRSSNSSENQQFLKEVVHSVLDGQGVGWLNMKKVRRLLESEQLRVFVLSKLNRTVQSEDDARQDIIPDVEISRKVYKGMLDLLKCTVLSLEQSYAHAGLGGMASIFGLLEIAQTHYYSKEPDKRKRSPTESVNTPVGKDPGLAGRGDPKAMAQLRVPQLGPRVPSATGKGPKEVDTRSLKEENFVASIGPDVIKPTFDLGETEEKKSQISADSGVSLTSASQGKAHSLKPKEKLAGSPVRSSEDVSQRVYLYEGLLGRDKGSMWDQLEDAAMETFSMSKERSTLWDQMQFWEDAFLDAVMLEREGMGMDQGPQEMIDRYLSLGEHDRKRLEDDEDRLLATLLHNLISYMLLMKVNKNDIRKKVRRLMGKSHIGLVYSQQINEVLDQLANLNGRDLSIRSSGSRHMKKQTFVVHAGTDTNGDIFFMEVCDDCVVLRSNIGTVYERWWYEKLINMTYCPKTKVLCLWRRNGSETQLNKFYTKKCRELYYCVKDSMERAAARQQSIKPGPELGGEFPVQDMKTGEGGLLQVTLEGINLKFMHNQFLKLKKW
- the Madd gene encoding MAP kinase-activating death domain protein isoform X5, with protein sequence MVQKKKFCPRLLDYLVIVGARHPSSDSVAQTPELLRRYPLEDHPEFPLPPDVVFFCQPEGCLSVRQRRMSLRDDTSFVFTLTDKDTGVTRYGICVNFYRSFQKRMPKEKGEGGAGSRGKEGTGATCASEEVGTESSESGSSLQPPSADSTPDVNLSPRGKRRAKAGSRSRNSTLTSLCVLSHYPFFSTFRECLYTLKRLVDCCSERLLGKKLGIPRGIQRDTMWRIFTGSLLVEEKSSALLHDLREIEAWIYRLLRSPVPVSGQKRVDIEVLPQELQPALTFALPDPSRFTLVDFPLHLPLELLGVDACLQVLTCILLEHKVVLQSRDYNALSMSVMAFVAMIYPLEYMFPVIPLLPTCMASAEQLLLAPTPYIIGVPASFFLYKLDFKMPDDVWLVDLDSNRVITPTNAELLPILPEPESLELKKHLKQALASMSLNTQPILNLEKFHEGQEIPLLLGRPSNDLQSTPSTEFNPLIYGNDVDSVDVATRVAMVRFFNSANMLQGFQMHTRTLRLFPRPVVAFQAGSFLASRPRQTPFAEKLARTQAVEYFGEWILNPTNYAFQRIHNNMFDPALIGDKPKWYAHQLQPIHYRVYDSNSQLAEALTVPPERDSDSDPTDDSGSDSMDYDDSSSSYSSLGDFVSEMMKCDINGDTPNVDPLTHAALGDASEVEIDDLQNQKESEEPGPDSENSQENPPERSSSSTTACSSPSTVVHGASSEPAESTEMDDKAAVGVSKPLPTVPPSIGKSNTDRRQTEIGEGSVRRRTYDNPYFEPQYGFPPEEDDDEQGESYTPRFSQHVNGNRAQKLLRPNSLKLASDSEAESDSRASSPNSTISNNSTEGFGGIMSFASSLYRNHSTSFSLSNLTLPTKGAREKTTPFPSLKVFGLNTLMEIVTEAGPGSGEGNRRALVDQKSSVIKHSPTVKREPPSPQGRSSNSSENQQFLKEVVHSVLDGQGVGWLNMKKVRRLLESEQLRVFVLSKLNRTVQSEDDARQDIIPDVEISRKVYKGMLDLLKCTVLSLEQSYAHAGLGGMASIFGLLEIAQTHYYSKEPDKRKRSPTESVNTPVGKDPGLAGRGDPKAMAQLRVPQLGPRVPSATGKGPKEVDTRSLKEENFVASIGPDVIKPTFDLGETEEKKSQISADSGVSLTSASQRTDQDSVIGVSPPVMIRSSSQDSEVSTVVSNSSGETLGADSDLSSNAGDGPGGEGSAHLASSRGTLSDSEIETNSATSAIFGKAHSLKPKEKLAGSPVRSSEDVSQRVYLYEGLLGKERSTLWDQMQFWEDAFLDAVMLEREGMGMDQGPQEMIDRYLSLGEHDRKRLEDDEDRLLATLLHNLISYMLLMKVNKNDIRKKVRRLMGKSHIGLVYSQQINEVLDQLANLNGRDLSIRSSGSRHMKKQTFVVHAGTDTNGDIFFMEVCDDCVVLRSNIGTVYERWWYEKLINMTYCPKTKVLCLWRRNGSETQLNKFYTKKCRELYYCVKDSMERAAARQQSIKPGPELGGEFPVQDMKTGEGGLLQVTLEGINLKFMHNQVFIELNHIKKCNTVRGVFVLEEFVPEIKEVVSHKYKTPMAHEICYSVLCLFSYVAAVRSSEEDLRTPPRPVSS
- the Madd gene encoding MAP kinase-activating death domain protein isoform X19; translation: MVQKKKFCPRLLDYLVIVGARHPSSDSVAQTPELLRRYPLEDHPEFPLPPDVVFFCQPEGCLSVRQRRMSLRDDTSFVFTLTDKDTGVTRYGICVNFYRSFQKRMPKEKGEGGAGSRGKEGTGATCASEEVGTESSESGSSLQPPSADSTPDVNLSPRGKRRAKAGSRSRNSTLTSLCVLSHYPFFSTFRECLYTLKRLVDCCSERLLGKKLGIPRGIQRDTMWRIFTGSLLVEEKSSALLHDLREIEAWIYRLLRSPVPVSGQKRVDIEVLPQELQPALTFALPDPSRFTLVDFPLHLPLELLGVDACLQVLTCILLEHKVVLQSRDYNALSMSVMAFVAMIYPLEYMFPVIPLLPTCMASAEQLLLAPTPYIIGVPASFFLYKLDFKMPDDVWLVDLDSNRVITPTNAELLPILPEPESLELKKHLKQALASMSLNTQPILNLEKFHEGQEIPLLLGRPSNDLQSTPSTEFNPLIYGNDVDSVDVATRVAMVRFFNSANMLQGFQMHTRTLRLFPRPVVAFQAGSFLASRPRQTPFAEKLARTQAVEYFGEWILNPTNYAFQRIHNNMFDPALIGDKPKWYAHQLQPIHYRVYDSNSQLAEALTVPPERDSDSDPTDDSGSDSMDYDDSSSSYSSLGDFVSEMMKCDINGDTPNVDPLTHAALGDASEVEIDDLQNQKESEEPGPDSENSQENPPERSSSSTTACSSPSTVVHGASSEPAESTEMDDKAAVGVSKPLPTVPPSIGKSNTDRRQTEIGEGSVRRRTYDNPYFEPQYGFPPEEDDDEQGESYTPRFSQHVNGNRAQKLLRPNSLKLASDSEAESDSRASSPNSTISNNSTEGFGGIMSFASSLYRNHSTSFSLSNLTLPTKGAREKTTPFPSLKVFGLNTLMEIVTEAGPGSGEGNRRALVDQKSSVIKHSPTVKREPPSPQGRSSNSSENQQFLKEVVHSVLDGQGVGWLNMKKVRRLLESEQLRVFVLSKLNRTVQSEDDARQDIIPDVEISRKVYKGMLDLLKCTVLSLEQSYAHAGLGGMASIFGLLEIAQTHYYSKEPDKRKRSPTESVNTPVGKDPGLAGRGDPKAMAQLRVPQLGPRVPSATGKGPKEVDTRSLKEENFVASIGPDVIKPTFDLGETEEKKSQISADSGVSLTSASQRTDQDSVIGVSPPVMIRSSSQDSEVSTVVSNSSGETLGADSDLSSNAGDGPGGEGSAHLASSRGTLSDSEIETNSATSAIFGKAHSLKPKEKLAGSPVRSSEDVSQRVYLYEGLLGRDKGSMWDQLEDAAMETFSMSKERSTLWDQMQFWEDAFLDAVMLEREGMGMDQGPQEMIDRYLSLGEHDRKRLEDDEDRLLATLLHNLISYMLLMKVNKNDIRKKVRRLMGKSHIGLVYSQQINEVLDQLANLNGRDLSIRSSGSRHMKKQTFVVHAGTDTNGDIFFMEVCDDCVVLRSNIGTVYERWWYEKLINMTYCPKTKVLCLWRRNGSETQLNKFYTKKCRELYYCVKDSMERAAARQQSIKPGPELGGEFPVQDMKTGEGGLLQVTLEGINLKFMHNQFLKLKKW